One region of Clostridiales bacterium genomic DNA includes:
- a CDS encoding FAD-dependent oxidoreductase, whose product MAQLRPKIVKLAKIIGGVTGITTRIDENAPEYYCMAGILTDEEADVAIAAGLRKERTAAYLARKVGKTVQEVQPLLDNLVYYGIFRRSHNETLGEDTYYMQIFAPGILEMMVNQKELLDTHPEVGRAFEEYTRNLAANMGAMIPDGYGLMRVIPVESALEGIPGVNEFERISHYLDKYDRFSVSPCSCRASRTSIGDGCGHLDEDMCIQMGKGAEHYIRSGRAKEITREQALEIIKRAEENGLMHDMVNIEEPGESAAICNCCACACFGLRVGLMYGARDAIRSNYVAEVDEAKCVACGQCVETCPGNALKLGQKLCSTEDLTQKPDYVKLSETLHPKRTWDPNYREDHEDVVPTGTAPCKTACPAHIPVQGYLKLAAQGRYTDALELIKKENPFPAVCGRICNKRCEAECTRGDVDEAVAIDEVKRFIADHDLHEATRYVPKLLNQIGRPYTEKIAVIGAGPAGMSCAYYLANKGYPVTVFDRNPVPGGMLTLGIPSFRLEKDVLNAEIDILREMGVEFQCGVEVGRDITIEQLRAQGYKGFYVAIGAQKSAKLRIPGEELDGVYGGVDFLRAVNLGHETHIGKRCAVIGGGNVAMDVCRSAVRLGADETYVLYRRSEAELPADPEEVKEAMEEGVQFRFLTAPVEILGTDGKVTGIRVERMVLGEPDEKGRRKPVGTGEFETLAVDSVIGAIGQTVDWGTLDTGALTTTKKGTAEADALTYQTAQPDIFVGGDCYTGPKFAIDAIAAGKEAAISLHRYVHPGQTLTAGRDRRVYKALDKEHVLIETADFDKDHRQMPGYNAAKAKTFSDARVTFTEEQVRRECARCLGCGATKVDSYLCIGCGLCTTKCKFDAIHLKKVRDWHAGSYETMPIKVAEGVVKRAGSIVKKAVSK is encoded by the coding sequence ATGGCACAACTCAGACCGAAGATCGTGAAGCTGGCGAAGATCATTGGGGGCGTCACCGGCATCACGACCAGGATCGACGAAAACGCGCCCGAATACTACTGCATGGCAGGCATCCTGACCGACGAGGAAGCGGATGTCGCCATCGCGGCTGGCCTGCGCAAGGAGCGCACCGCGGCCTACCTGGCCAGGAAGGTCGGCAAGACCGTGCAGGAGGTGCAGCCTCTGCTCGACAACCTCGTGTACTACGGCATCTTCCGCCGCTCGCACAACGAGACGCTCGGCGAGGACACGTATTACATGCAGATCTTCGCGCCCGGCATCCTCGAGATGATGGTCAACCAGAAGGAGCTGCTCGACACGCATCCGGAGGTCGGCCGCGCGTTCGAGGAATACACCCGCAACCTCGCGGCGAACATGGGCGCCATGATCCCCGACGGCTACGGCCTCATGCGCGTCATCCCGGTCGAGAGCGCGCTCGAGGGCATTCCCGGCGTGAACGAATTTGAGCGCATCTCGCACTATCTGGACAAGTACGACCGCTTCTCCGTGTCCCCGTGCTCCTGCCGCGCATCGCGCACGAGCATCGGCGACGGCTGCGGCCACCTCGATGAGGACATGTGCATCCAAATGGGCAAGGGCGCCGAGCACTACATCCGCTCCGGCCGCGCCAAGGAGATCACACGCGAGCAGGCGCTCGAAATTATCAAGCGCGCCGAGGAAAACGGCCTCATGCACGACATGGTCAACATCGAAGAGCCGGGCGAGAGCGCGGCCATCTGCAACTGCTGCGCCTGCGCCTGCTTCGGCCTGCGCGTGGGCCTGATGTACGGCGCGCGCGACGCGATCCGCTCCAACTACGTTGCCGAGGTGGACGAGGCCAAGTGCGTCGCCTGCGGCCAGTGCGTGGAGACCTGCCCCGGCAACGCGCTCAAGCTCGGCCAGAAGCTCTGCTCGACCGAGGACCTGACACAGAAGCCGGACTACGTCAAGCTCTCCGAGACCCTGCATCCGAAGCGCACGTGGGACCCGAACTACCGCGAGGACCACGAGGACGTCGTGCCCACCGGCACCGCCCCGTGCAAGACCGCCTGCCCGGCGCACATCCCCGTGCAGGGCTACCTGAAGCTCGCCGCGCAGGGCCGCTACACGGACGCGCTCGAACTCATCAAGAAAGAAAACCCGTTCCCGGCCGTCTGCGGCCGCATCTGCAACAAGCGCTGCGAGGCCGAGTGCACCCGCGGCGACGTGGACGAGGCCGTCGCCATCGACGAGGTCAAGCGCTTCATCGCCGACCACGACCTGCACGAGGCCACGCGCTACGTGCCGAAGCTGCTCAACCAGATCGGCCGCCCGTACACGGAGAAGATCGCCGTCATCGGCGCCGGCCCTGCCGGCATGAGCTGTGCCTACTACCTCGCCAACAAGGGCTACCCCGTGACCGTGTTCGACCGCAACCCGGTGCCCGGCGGTATGCTCACGCTCGGCATCCCGAGCTTCCGGCTGGAAAAAGACGTGCTCAACGCCGAGATCGACATCCTGCGCGAGATGGGCGTCGAGTTCCAATGCGGCGTTGAGGTCGGCAGGGACATCACCATCGAGCAGCTGCGCGCGCAGGGCTACAAGGGCTTCTACGTTGCCATCGGCGCGCAGAAGTCGGCCAAGCTCCGCATCCCGGGCGAGGAGCTTGATGGCGTCTACGGCGGCGTGGACTTCCTGCGCGCCGTGAACCTCGGCCACGAGACGCATATCGGCAAGCGCTGTGCCGTCATCGGCGGCGGCAACGTGGCCATGGACGTCTGCCGCAGCGCGGTGCGCCTCGGCGCAGACGAGACGTACGTGCTCTACCGCCGCAGCGAAGCCGAGCTGCCCGCCGACCCCGAGGAGGTCAAAGAGGCGATGGAAGAGGGCGTGCAGTTCCGCTTCCTGACCGCCCCGGTCGAGATCCTCGGCACGGACGGCAAGGTCACGGGCATCCGTGTGGAGCGCATGGTGCTCGGCGAGCCGGACGAGAAGGGCCGCCGCAAGCCCGTCGGCACGGGCGAATTCGAGACGCTCGCGGTCGATTCCGTCATCGGCGCCATCGGCCAGACGGTCGACTGGGGCACGCTCGATACCGGCGCGCTCACGACGACGAAGAAGGGCACGGCCGAGGCCGACGCGCTGACCTATCAGACCGCGCAGCCGGACATTTTCGTCGGCGGCGACTGCTACACCGGCCCGAAGTTTGCCATCGACGCCATTGCCGCCGGCAAGGAGGCCGCCATCAGCCTGCACCGCTATGTGCACCCCGGCCAGACGCTCACCGCCGGCCGCGACCGCAGAGTCTACAAGGCGCTCGACAAGGAGCACGTGCTCATCGAGACGGCCGATTTCGATAAAGATCACCGCCAGATGCCGGGCTACAACGCCGCCAAGGCCAAGACCTTCTCCGACGCGCGCGTCACGTTCACGGAAGAGCAGGTGCGCAGGGAGTGCGCCCGCTGCCTCGGCTGCGGCGCAACGAAGGTGGACAGCTACCTGTGCATCGGCTGCGGCCTGTGCACCACGAAGTGCAAGTTCGATGCCATCCACCTCAAGAAGGTGCGCGACTGGCACGCGGGCTCGTATGAGACCATGCCGATCAAGGTCGCCGAGGGCGTCGTCAAGCGCGCGGGCAGCATCGTGAAAAAGGCGGTCAGCAAGTAA
- the rpsT gene encoding 30S ribosomal protein S20 has protein sequence MPNIKSAMKRDEKSKLQNLKNKAEKSALKTNLKKFDAAVAEGNRDAAVSTYKVAVQAVDRAAGKGLIHKNNAAHKKSAMAQKMNELG, from the coding sequence ATGCCGAACATCAAGTCCGCAATGAAGAGAGACGAAAAGTCCAAGCTGCAGAATCTGAAAAACAAGGCTGAGAAATCCGCCCTGAAGACCAACCTGAAGAAGTTTGATGCGGCTGTTGCCGAAGGCAACCGTGACGCAGCCGTCAGTACCTATAAAGTTGCTGTCCAGGCTGTTGACCGCGCGGCCGGCAAGGGTCTGATTCACAAGAACAACGCAGCGCACAAGAAGTCTGCGATGGCTCAGAAAATGAACGAGCTTGGCTGA
- a CDS encoding YegS/Rv2252/BmrU family lipid kinase has protein sequence MKKRMMLIINPMAGRSGYKTGFGEVMNILDSGGYLTTVYFTQGRGDATVFAAQHAAEYDTVACIGGDGTLSEVVSGLMQVPNPPPLGYIPMGTTNDVASTLGLPKNATDAALRIVTGTPTAFDVGSFGEQSFFTYVAAFGAFTAVSYETPQNEKQALGHLAYVLEAMGRLNAIDHYCAHVEYDGGTVDGDFIFGGVSNSTSVAGMVRLRKDLVSLGDGLFETLLIRRPKQFGDLSRIITGVLNQYYDNENVILVQSKNLRFTFEEPVAWTRDGEAGGVTTDVTLRNNHAAIHIIA, from the coding sequence ATGAAAAAACGTATGATGCTGATCATCAACCCCATGGCCGGACGCAGCGGCTACAAGACCGGCTTCGGCGAGGTGATGAACATTCTCGACAGCGGCGGATACCTGACGACGGTGTACTTCACGCAGGGCCGCGGCGACGCGACCGTGTTTGCCGCGCAGCACGCGGCGGAGTATGACACCGTGGCCTGCATCGGCGGCGACGGCACGCTCAGCGAGGTCGTCTCGGGCCTGATGCAGGTGCCGAACCCGCCCCCGCTGGGCTATATCCCGATGGGCACGACGAACGATGTGGCCTCGACGCTTGGCCTGCCGAAAAACGCGACGGACGCGGCCCTGCGCATCGTGACCGGCACGCCGACGGCGTTTGATGTCGGCAGCTTCGGCGAGCAGAGCTTTTTCACCTACGTCGCGGCGTTCGGCGCGTTCACGGCCGTGAGTTATGAGACGCCGCAGAACGAAAAGCAGGCGCTCGGCCACCTGGCCTACGTGCTCGAGGCGATGGGCCGGCTCAACGCCATCGACCATTACTGCGCGCACGTGGAGTACGACGGCGGCACGGTCGACGGCGACTTCATCTTCGGCGGCGTGTCGAACTCGACCTCCGTGGCCGGCATGGTGCGCCTGCGCAAGGACCTCGTGAGCCTGGGCGACGGCCTGTTCGAGACGCTGCTCATCCGCCGTCCGAAGCAGTTCGGCGACCTGAGCCGCATCATCACGGGCGTGCTCAACCAGTATTACGACAACGAGAACGTCATCCTCGTGCAGTCGAAGAATTTGCGCTTCACATTTGAAGAGCCCGTGGCCTGGACGCGCGACGGCGAGGCCGGCGGCGTGACGACGGACGTGACGCTGCGCAACAACCACGCTGCGATCCACATCATCGCATAA
- the asnS gene encoding asparagine--tRNA ligase, producing the protein MKRQHIAGIYASPETFGGQTMTVCGWARTIRDMKNFGFIELNDGSCFKSLQVVLERGKLENYDEIARQNVGAAFIVHGELVLTPDAKQPFELKADSVTVEGVSAPDYPLQKKRHSVEFLRTIQHLRPRTNLFSATFRVRSVAAQAVHTFFQDRGFVYVQTPIITGSDCEGAGEMFRVTTLDLDNLPRTADGKVDFSKDFFGKSTNLTVSGQLNAENFALAFGDVYTFGPTFRAENSNTQRHAAEFWMIEPEMAFADLDDDLECMEAMVKFIINTVLEKCPQEMEFFNSFVDKGLLERLRNVVDNDFGRITYTDAVKLLKDSGHKFDYPVEWGIDLQTEHERYLTEQVFNKPVFVTDYPKEIKAFYMRMNDDGKTVAAADCLVPGIGEIIGGSQREERLDLLTKRMQELGLREEDYWWYLDLRRYGSCRHAGFGLGFERMVMYLTGVSNIRDVELHPRTVGNADF; encoded by the coding sequence ATGAAAAGACAGCACATCGCCGGCATCTATGCATCCCCGGAGACCTTCGGCGGCCAGACCATGACCGTCTGCGGCTGGGCGCGCACGATCCGCGACATGAAGAATTTCGGCTTTATCGAGCTCAACGACGGCAGCTGCTTCAAGAGCCTGCAGGTCGTGCTCGAGCGCGGCAAGCTCGAAAATTACGACGAGATCGCCCGCCAGAACGTCGGCGCGGCGTTCATCGTGCACGGCGAGCTCGTGCTCACGCCGGACGCCAAGCAGCCGTTTGAACTCAAGGCCGACAGCGTCACGGTCGAGGGCGTGTCCGCGCCGGACTATCCGCTGCAGAAAAAGCGCCACAGCGTGGAGTTCCTGCGCACGATCCAGCATCTGCGTCCGCGCACGAACCTCTTCAGCGCGACGTTCCGCGTCCGCAGCGTGGCCGCGCAGGCGGTGCACACGTTCTTCCAGGACCGCGGCTTCGTCTACGTCCAGACCCCGATCATCACGGGCTCTGACTGTGAGGGCGCGGGCGAGATGTTCCGCGTCACGACGCTCGACCTCGACAATCTTCCGCGCACGGCGGACGGTAAGGTCGATTTCTCCAAGGATTTCTTCGGCAAGAGCACGAACCTGACCGTGTCCGGCCAGCTCAACGCCGAGAACTTCGCGCTCGCCTTTGGCGACGTGTACACCTTCGGCCCGACGTTCCGCGCCGAGAACTCCAACACCCAGCGCCACGCCGCCGAGTTCTGGATGATCGAGCCGGAGATGGCGTTTGCCGACCTCGACGACGATCTCGAGTGCATGGAGGCGATGGTGAAGTTCATCATCAACACCGTGCTCGAAAAGTGCCCGCAGGAGATGGAATTTTTCAATTCCTTCGTGGACAAGGGCCTGCTCGAGCGCTTGCGCAACGTGGTGGACAACGATTTCGGCCGCATCACGTATACCGACGCTGTGAAGCTGCTCAAAGACTCCGGCCACAAGTTCGACTACCCCGTTGAGTGGGGCATCGACCTGCAGACGGAGCACGAGCGCTACCTGACCGAGCAGGTGTTCAACAAGCCCGTGTTCGTCACGGATTATCCGAAGGAGATCAAGGCGTTTTACATGCGCATGAACGACGACGGCAAGACTGTCGCCGCGGCGGACTGCCTTGTGCCGGGCATCGGCGAGATCATCGGCGGCAGCCAACGCGAGGAGCGGCTCGACCTGCTCACCAAGCGCATGCAGGAGCTTGGCCTGCGCGAGGAAGACTACTGGTGGTATCTTGATCTGCGCCGCTACGGCAGCTGCCGCCACGCCGGCTTCGGTCTCGGCTTTGAGCGCATGGTCATGTACCTGACCGGCGTGAGCAACATCCGCGATGTGGAGCTGCACCCGCGCACGGTCGGCAACGCGGACTTCTGA
- the gpr gene encoding GPR endopeptidase, whose amino-acid sequence MPNFPRTDLAVEAEAIHRSAAAVTELPGVRAEETNRRGFSVTEVHVLDAAGENALCKPIGDYYTLALDPLLRREDDAFENAAQTLAELLRGVLPLMPDASVLVVGLGNRAITPDAVGPDAIDSVMVTRHLREQLPEHFGQFRPVAALAAGVLGTTGVESADMIRALAAHLRPDAIIAVDALACAELDRLGRTVQLTDTGITPGSGVGNDRAGLSRDTLGIPVAAIGLPTVIDAGGFSDDPRAEQMFVTPRDIDTVVRDAAKLIGYGINLALHDGLTIGDVDMFLS is encoded by the coding sequence ATGCCGAATTTTCCCCGCACCGACCTCGCCGTCGAGGCCGAAGCCATCCACCGCAGCGCAGCCGCCGTCACGGAACTGCCCGGCGTGCGCGCCGAGGAGACGAACCGCCGCGGCTTTTCCGTGACCGAGGTGCACGTGCTCGACGCCGCCGGCGAAAATGCATTATGTAAACCGATTGGCGACTACTACACCCTCGCGCTCGACCCGCTGCTGCGGCGCGAGGACGATGCGTTTGAAAACGCGGCGCAGACGCTCGCTGAGCTGCTGCGCGGCGTGCTGCCGCTGATGCCGGACGCCTCCGTGCTCGTTGTCGGTCTCGGCAACCGGGCGATCACGCCCGACGCCGTCGGCCCGGACGCGATCGACAGCGTCATGGTCACGCGCCACCTGCGCGAGCAGCTGCCGGAGCATTTCGGACAGTTCCGCCCCGTGGCCGCGCTCGCGGCCGGCGTGCTCGGCACGACGGGCGTGGAATCCGCCGATATGATCCGCGCGCTCGCGGCCCACCTACGCCCGGACGCCATCATCGCCGTAGACGCACTCGCCTGCGCGGAGCTCGACCGCCTCGGCCGCACCGTCCAGCTCACGGACACCGGCATCACGCCCGGCAGCGGCGTCGGCAATGACCGCGCCGGTCTCAGCCGCGACACGCTCGGCATTCCGGTCGCGGCCATCGGCCTGCCGACCGTCATTGACGCCGGCGGCTTTTCGGACGACCCCCGCGCAGAGCAGATGTTCGTCACACCGCGCGATATCGACACCGTAGTGCGTGATGCGGCCAAACTCATCGGCTACGGCATCAATCTCGCGCTGCACGACGGGCTGACCATCGGCGACGTGGATATGTTCCTGTCCTGA
- a CDS encoding hydrogenase maturation nickel metallochaperone HypA codes for MHELALCDAMLKMVRDISREQALEGVRSITVRVGTLSGVVPRFLTDCWVAVTDGTEYDGVPLRVETEAGRARCLDCGAEFVADVEDLSCPDCGGKKLMPLSGRDMTIQEIEAY; via the coding sequence ATGCACGAGCTGGCACTGTGCGACGCGATGCTCAAAATGGTGCGCGATATCTCCCGCGAGCAGGCGCTCGAGGGCGTGCGCAGCATCACGGTCCGCGTCGGGACGCTCTCGGGCGTTGTCCCGCGCTTTCTCACCGACTGCTGGGTCGCCGTGACCGACGGCACGGAGTATGACGGCGTGCCCCTGCGCGTCGAGACGGAGGCTGGCCGCGCCCGCTGTCTCGACTGCGGGGCGGAGTTCGTCGCCGACGTTGAGGACCTCTCCTGCCCGGACTGCGGCGGAAAAAAGCTCATGCCCCTCTCCGGCCGCGACATGACCATTCAGGAGATCGAGGCGTACTGA